A portion of the Streptomyces sp. NBC_00376 genome contains these proteins:
- a CDS encoding aldo/keto reductase — protein sequence MERRSLGAAALAVGAVGLGCMPMSWAYSASQQRGDRALRTVHAALDAGVQLLDTADMYGPFTNELLVGRALKGRRSDAFVSTKCGLLVGDQHIVANGRPGYVRRACDASLRRLQTDVIDLYQLHRADPEVPVEETWGAMAELVTAGKVRALGLCAVGARASRRSGSRMYDETIRQLDRVQQVFPVSAVQAELSVWSPQALESLLPWCSARGVGLLAAMPLGNGYLTGTLTPGQGFEPDDLRARHPRFTAEMMAANQPVVVGLRRIAERHGASVAQVALAWVLRQGPHVVPVPGTKRERWAVENAGAAGLTLTARDLAEIAALPGAQGSWD from the coding sequence TTGGAGCGCAGGAGTCTCGGTGCGGCGGCGCTCGCCGTGGGGGCGGTCGGTCTCGGCTGCATGCCGATGAGCTGGGCGTACAGCGCCTCGCAGCAGCGCGGTGACCGTGCGTTGCGCACGGTGCACGCCGCGCTCGACGCGGGTGTTCAACTGCTCGACACGGCCGACATGTACGGCCCGTTCACCAATGAGCTGCTGGTGGGGCGGGCGCTGAAGGGCCGCAGGTCGGACGCGTTCGTCTCCACCAAGTGCGGGCTGCTGGTGGGCGACCAGCACATCGTGGCCAACGGCCGCCCCGGCTATGTGCGGCGGGCCTGCGATGCCTCGCTGCGCCGGCTCCAGACCGATGTGATCGATCTGTACCAGCTGCACCGGGCCGACCCCGAGGTGCCCGTCGAGGAGACCTGGGGTGCGATGGCGGAGCTGGTGACCGCCGGGAAGGTGCGGGCGCTCGGCCTCTGCGCGGTCGGGGCCCGGGCCTCACGCCGGTCGGGGTCGCGGATGTACGACGAAACGATCCGTCAGCTGGACCGGGTGCAGCAGGTCTTCCCGGTGAGCGCGGTGCAGGCGGAGCTCTCGGTCTGGTCGCCTCAGGCGCTGGAGTCGCTGCTCCCGTGGTGTTCGGCGCGGGGCGTGGGGCTGCTGGCGGCGATGCCACTGGGGAACGGCTATCTGACCGGCACACTGACACCCGGGCAGGGTTTCGAGCCGGACGATCTGCGCGCCCGGCATCCCCGGTTCACGGCGGAGATGATGGCGGCGAACCAGCCGGTGGTCGTCGGGCTGCGGCGGATCGCCGAGCGGCACGGGGCGAGTGTCGCGCAGGTGGCGCTGGCCTGGGTGCTGCGGCAGGGGCCGCATGTGGTGCCGGTGCCGGGGACCAAGCGGGAGCGGTGGGCGGTGGAGAACGCGGGGGCCGCCGGGCTGACCCTGACCGCGCGGGACCTGGCGGAGATCGCCGCCCTGCCCGGTGCTCAGGGGTCGTGGGACTGA
- the ilvC gene encoding ketol-acid reductoisomerase: protein MAELFYDDDADLSIIQGRKVAVIGYGSQGHAHALSLRDSGVDVRVGLHEGSKSRAKAEEQGLRVVTPSEAAAEADVIMILVPDPIQAQVYEESIKDNLKDGDALFFGHGLNIRFDFIKPPANVDVCMVAPKGPGHLVRRQYEEGRGVPCIVAVEQDASGNGLALALSYAKGIGGTRAGVIKTTFTEETETDLFGEQAVLCGGTAALVKAGFETLTEAGYQPEIAYFECLHELKLIVDLMYEGGLEKMRWSISETAEWGDYVTGPRIITDATKAEMKKVLAEIQDGTFAKNWMAEYHAGLPKYNEYKKADSDHLLETTGRELRKLMSWVNDEDA from the coding sequence GTGGCCGAGCTGTTCTACGACGACGATGCCGACCTGTCCATCATCCAGGGCCGTAAGGTCGCGGTCATCGGCTACGGCAGCCAGGGTCACGCCCACGCGCTGTCGCTGCGTGACTCGGGTGTCGACGTCCGGGTCGGTCTGCACGAGGGCTCGAAGTCCAGGGCGAAGGCCGAGGAGCAGGGCCTGCGCGTGGTGACGCCGTCCGAGGCCGCGGCCGAGGCCGACGTCATCATGATCCTGGTCCCGGACCCGATCCAGGCCCAGGTCTACGAGGAGTCCATCAAGGACAACCTCAAGGACGGCGACGCGCTGTTCTTCGGCCACGGTCTGAACATCCGTTTCGACTTCATCAAGCCGCCGGCCAACGTCGACGTCTGCATGGTCGCGCCGAAGGGCCCGGGTCACCTGGTCCGCCGTCAGTACGAGGAGGGCCGCGGCGTTCCGTGCATCGTGGCCGTCGAGCAGGACGCCTCGGGCAACGGCCTGGCGCTGGCCCTGTCGTACGCGAAGGGCATCGGCGGCACCCGTGCCGGCGTCATCAAGACGACGTTCACCGAGGAGACCGAGACCGACCTGTTCGGTGAGCAGGCCGTGCTCTGCGGTGGTACCGCGGCGCTGGTGAAGGCCGGTTTCGAGACGCTGACCGAGGCCGGTTACCAGCCGGAGATCGCGTACTTCGAGTGCCTGCACGAGCTGAAGCTCATCGTGGACCTGATGTACGAGGGCGGCCTGGAGAAGATGCGCTGGTCGATCTCGGAGACCGCCGAGTGGGGCGACTACGTCACCGGCCCGCGGATCATCACCGACGCCACCAAGGCCGAGATGAAGAAGGTCCTCGCGGAGATCCAGGACGGCACCTTCGCCAAGAACTGGATGGCCGAGTACCACGCCGGTCTGCCCAAGTACAACGAGTACAAGAAGGCCGACAGCGACCACCTCCTGGAGACCACCGGCCGCGAGCTGCGCAAGCTCATGAGCTGGGTCAACGACGAGGACGCGTAA
- a CDS encoding PQQ-dependent sugar dehydrogenase — MAVLAAGSLALSAGCSSGGGSGSMAGVDGTPPVARSSSAAPKPSAPKPSASPSLPPVKGSVKVVSTLTGGLDSPWGLAELPGGDLLVSSRDKGTITRIDAKTGEKTLLGEVPGVSPGGEGGLLGIAVSPTYGSDHMVYAYFTTESDNRIARMQYDEKGTTPGRLLGAPDTILRGIPKGAIHNGGRIAFGPDHMLYAGTGETGDGGLAQDKKSLAGKILRMTPDGQPLHGNPEADSVVYSYGHRNVQGLAWDGQGQLWASEFGQDTWDELNRIEPGGNYGWPEAEGKAGKRGFIDPVAQWKTSQASPSGIAFVKGSIWMAGLRGKRLWRIPLSGSGGKEPLAAPQSFLEGKYGRLRTVLAAGGDKLWLVTSNTDTRGTPKPGDDRILVLAVR; from the coding sequence GTGGCCGTGCTGGCGGCCGGCTCGCTGGCGCTGAGCGCGGGGTGCTCCTCGGGCGGCGGCTCCGGCAGCATGGCGGGCGTCGACGGGACGCCACCGGTCGCCCGCTCCTCCTCCGCCGCCCCGAAGCCGTCGGCCCCGAAGCCGTCCGCCTCGCCGTCCCTGCCGCCCGTCAAGGGCTCGGTGAAGGTGGTGTCGACGCTCACCGGGGGCCTGGATTCGCCCTGGGGACTGGCCGAGCTGCCCGGCGGCGATCTGCTGGTCTCCTCCCGCGACAAGGGCACGATCACCCGGATCGACGCGAAGACCGGCGAGAAGACCCTGCTGGGCGAGGTGCCCGGGGTGTCGCCCGGCGGTGAGGGCGGGCTGCTGGGGATCGCGGTCTCCCCCACGTACGGCTCGGACCACATGGTGTACGCGTATTTCACGACCGAGTCCGACAACCGCATCGCCCGCATGCAGTACGACGAGAAGGGCACGACGCCCGGCCGGCTGCTGGGTGCGCCGGACACGATCCTGCGCGGCATCCCCAAGGGGGCGATCCACAACGGCGGGCGGATCGCCTTCGGCCCGGACCACATGCTGTACGCGGGCACCGGGGAGACGGGCGACGGCGGCCTCGCGCAGGACAAGAAGTCGCTGGCCGGCAAGATCCTGCGGATGACCCCGGACGGGCAGCCGCTGCACGGCAACCCGGAGGCCGACTCCGTGGTGTATTCGTACGGGCACCGCAATGTGCAGGGGCTGGCCTGGGACGGGCAGGGACAGCTGTGGGCCTCCGAATTCGGCCAGGACACCTGGGACGAGCTGAACCGGATCGAGCCGGGCGGGAACTACGGCTGGCCGGAGGCCGAGGGCAAGGCGGGAAAGAGGGGTTTCATCGATCCCGTGGCACAGTGGAAGACGTCCCAGGCGTCCCCGAGCGGTATCGCCTTCGTCAAGGGTTCGATCTGGATGGCCGGCCTGCGCGGCAAACGGCTCTGGCGGATCCCGCTGTCCGGCAGCGGCGGGAAGGAACCTCTGGCGGCCCCGCAGTCGTTCCTGGAGGGTAAGTACGGCCGTCTGCGTACCGTGCTCGCCGCGGGCGGCGACAAGCTCTGGCTCGTCACGAGCAATACGGACACCCGTGGCACCCCGAAGCCGGGAGACGACAGGATCCTGGTGCTGGCGGTGCGGTGA
- a CDS encoding 2-hydroxyacid dehydrogenase, with amino-acid sequence MTKTPDDAKTPVVTKTPDVWMPFPADEIEGLPEGLNYRFWDGGPDYPADPADCAFYVVPYMKGSAVAVRPLGGMAGVRVVQTLSAGIDHVEPGLGLLPAGVLLCNAKGVHEASTAELALTLILSSLRGVPGFVHGQDKEEWRSGFYPALADKSVLIVGYGSIGAAIEDRLTPFECARVTRVARSARTTARGPVHALDDLPALLPEADVVVLSTPLNPSTQGLVGAEFLAAMRDGALLVNVARGGVVDTDSLLLELQSGRLRAALDVTDPEPLPVGHPLWHAPNVLITPHVGGSTSAFLPRAKRLLAGQLNRFAAGEPVENVVRTID; translated from the coding sequence ATGACGAAGACTCCCGACGACGCGAAGACCCCCGTCGTGACGAAGACGCCCGACGTATGGATGCCGTTCCCGGCCGACGAGATCGAAGGCCTCCCCGAGGGGCTCAACTACCGGTTCTGGGACGGCGGACCGGACTACCCCGCCGACCCCGCCGACTGTGCCTTCTACGTGGTGCCGTACATGAAGGGCTCCGCGGTCGCGGTCCGGCCGCTCGGCGGCATGGCGGGCGTCCGGGTCGTGCAGACGCTCTCCGCGGGCATCGACCACGTCGAGCCGGGGCTCGGCCTGCTGCCGGCCGGGGTGCTGCTGTGCAACGCCAAGGGGGTCCACGAGGCGTCCACCGCGGAGCTCGCCCTCACCCTGATCCTCTCCTCGCTGCGCGGTGTTCCCGGATTCGTCCACGGGCAGGACAAGGAGGAGTGGCGGTCCGGCTTCTACCCCGCGCTCGCCGACAAGTCCGTGCTGATCGTGGGGTACGGATCGATCGGCGCCGCCATCGAGGACCGGCTCACACCCTTCGAGTGTGCGCGGGTGACGCGCGTCGCGCGCTCCGCGCGGACCACCGCACGCGGCCCCGTACACGCGCTCGACGACCTGCCAGCGCTGCTGCCCGAGGCCGATGTCGTCGTGCTGTCCACCCCGCTGAACCCTTCCACACAGGGGTTGGTCGGCGCGGAGTTCCTCGCCGCGATGCGGGACGGGGCGCTGCTCGTGAACGTCGCCCGGGGCGGCGTCGTCGACACCGATTCGCTGCTGCTCGAACTCCAGTCCGGCCGACTGCGTGCCGCCCTCGACGTGACCGACCCGGAACCGCTGCCCGTCGGCCATCCTCTCTGGCATGCTCCGAACGTTCTGATCACCCCTCACGTGGGCGGCAGCACATCGGCTTTCCTGCCGCGTGCCAAGCGCCTGCTGGCCGGGCAGCTGAATCGGTTCGCCGCGGGCGAGCCGGTGGAGAACGTGGTACGCACCATCGACTGA
- a CDS encoding acetolactate synthase large subunit, translating into MPMTEQATGAHHPQPRARNGGSSSATVEHVTGAQSLIRSLEEVGADTVFGIPGGAILPAYDPMMDSTRVRHVLVRHEQGAGHAATGYAQATGKVGVCMATSGPGATNLVTPIADAHMDSVPLVAITGQVASKAIGTDAFQEADICGITMPVTKHNFLVTRAEDIPHTIAEAFHIASTGRPGPVLVDIAKDALQAQTTFSWPPTQDLPGYRPVTKPHAKQIREAAKLITQASRPVLYVGGGVIKAGATAELKVLAELTGAPVTTTLMALGAFPDSHPLHVGMPGMHGAVTAVTALQKADLIVALGARFDDRVTGKLDSFAPYAKIVHADIDPAEIGKNRVADVPIVGDAREVLADLVQAVQAEHTEGHVGDYEAWWKDLNRWRDTYPLGYDLPEDGSLSPQQVIQRIGQLAPEGTIFAAGVGQHQMWASHFIQYEQPATWLNSGGAGTMGYAVPAAMGAKAGMPDRTVWAIDGDGCFQMTNQELTTCALNNIPIKVAIINNGALGMVRQWQTLFYNQRYSNTVLHSGADTEGVPAKGTRVPDFVKLSEAMGCYAIRCEDPADLDKVIEEANSINDRPVVIDFIVHEDAMVWPMVAAGTSNDEVMAARGVRPDFGDNEDD; encoded by the coding sequence ATGCCGATGACCGAGCAGGCCACCGGGGCCCACCATCCCCAGCCGCGGGCCCGTAACGGCGGATCGTCCTCCGCCACCGTTGAGCACGTCACGGGCGCGCAGTCCCTCATCCGCTCCCTCGAGGAGGTGGGGGCCGACACGGTATTCGGCATTCCCGGCGGCGCCATCCTTCCGGCGTACGACCCGATGATGGACTCCACCCGGGTCCGTCACGTCCTGGTCCGCCACGAGCAGGGCGCCGGACACGCGGCCACCGGTTACGCGCAGGCCACCGGCAAGGTCGGCGTCTGCATGGCGACCTCGGGCCCCGGCGCCACCAACCTGGTCACCCCGATCGCCGATGCCCACATGGACTCCGTCCCGCTGGTCGCGATCACCGGCCAGGTGGCCTCCAAGGCGATCGGGACCGACGCCTTCCAGGAAGCCGACATCTGCGGCATCACCATGCCGGTCACCAAGCACAACTTCCTGGTCACCAGGGCCGAGGACATCCCGCACACGATCGCCGAGGCCTTCCACATCGCCTCCACCGGCCGTCCGGGCCCCGTCCTCGTCGACATCGCCAAGGACGCGCTGCAGGCGCAGACCACGTTCAGCTGGCCGCCGACCCAGGACCTGCCCGGCTACCGTCCGGTCACCAAGCCGCACGCCAAGCAGATCCGCGAAGCCGCCAAGCTGATCACCCAGGCCAGCCGGCCGGTGCTGTACGTCGGCGGCGGTGTCATCAAGGCGGGGGCCACCGCCGAACTGAAGGTCCTCGCAGAGCTCACCGGAGCGCCCGTCACCACCACACTGATGGCGCTCGGCGCATTCCCCGACAGCCACCCGCTGCACGTCGGAATGCCGGGCATGCACGGTGCGGTCACCGCCGTCACCGCGCTGCAGAAGGCCGACCTGATCGTCGCCCTCGGAGCCCGCTTCGACGACCGCGTCACCGGCAAGCTGGACAGCTTCGCCCCGTACGCCAAGATCGTCCACGCCGACATCGACCCCGCGGAGATCGGCAAGAACCGGGTCGCCGACGTGCCGATCGTCGGGGACGCCCGCGAGGTCCTGGCCGACCTGGTCCAGGCCGTCCAGGCCGAGCACACCGAGGGCCACGTGGGTGACTACGAGGCGTGGTGGAAGGACCTCAACCGCTGGCGCGACACCTACCCGCTCGGCTACGACCTGCCCGAGGACGGCAGCCTCTCGCCGCAGCAGGTCATCCAGCGCATCGGACAGCTCGCCCCCGAGGGCACGATCTTCGCGGCGGGCGTCGGCCAGCACCAGATGTGGGCCTCGCACTTCATCCAGTACGAGCAGCCCGCCACCTGGCTGAACTCCGGCGGCGCCGGAACGATGGGGTACGCGGTCCCGGCCGCGATGGGGGCCAAGGCCGGCATGCCCGACCGCACCGTCTGGGCGATCGACGGCGACGGCTGCTTCCAGATGACCAACCAGGAACTCACCACCTGCGCGCTCAACAACATCCCGATCAAGGTCGCGATCATCAACAACGGCGCGCTCGGGATGGTCCGCCAGTGGCAGACCCTGTTCTACAACCAGCGGTACTCCAACACCGTGCTGCACTCCGGCGCGGACACCGAGGGAGTCCCGGCGAAGGGCACCCGCGTCCCGGACTTCGTCAAGCTGTCCGAGGCCATGGGCTGCTACGCGATCCGCTGCGAGGACCCGGCCGACCTGGACAAGGTCATCGAAGAGGCCAACTCCATCAACGACCGCCCCGTCGTGATCGACTTCATCGTCCACGAGGACGCCATGGTGTGGCCGATGGTCGCCGCCGGCACCTCCAACGACGAGGTCATGGCCGCCCGCGGGGTCCGTCCCGACTTCGGCGACAACGAAGACGACTGA
- a CDS encoding putative bifunctional diguanylate cyclase/phosphodiesterase → MSAPAGALGALLTRRPAVGGASALLWQILLGAVWAGYTVGAALGWGSRQLALIMGDFGLSAAALIAAVSCFRYARAGASRFRPAWLLFALSSFMASAGNAVWGWYEVVLGLRVPTPSLADVFFLCFAPPAIVGLLVLAKRPVTRAGWVCLALDSWLIGGSLLTLSWSLALAHTAHLVDAEGASVARAALALAYPLLDIVLVSMVLALHFRRSNVNRSAVNTAVAALALTVLSDALFTSPLLRQTYHSGQMLDAGWFAGSLLLAYAPWGADKAADNALPPWSAQPTSRPIAGSLAALTPYLAAAVCTLGILYSAVEGRRVDRVVILTGCTVVLALVVRQGIMLVDNIALTQELAQKENHFRSLVQGSSDVIMIVAPNGVLRYVSPAAAGVYGREADELVGAELSSIIHPDDLGRVVHEVRRFLAAPPPEEPTTRIECRFRSGTGDWLNVESTANRHQGGLILNSRDVTERVRLQAQLQHNAEHDPLTDLPNRALFTKRVRQALGGRRSGDPGTAVLFIDLDGFKAVNDRLGHQAGDELLVQAARRLHESVRAGDTAARLGGDEFATIILGDGTRDQPARECQVHEIADRLRLTLSQPYRIGAGEVRVAASIGVAFAEPGITPSDLMRNADLAMYRAKAGGKDRVELYAPQMQADVVRRSELTARLRTALRDGEFALLHQPVVHLATGRVAAVAAQARWRSAQGILFTPAEFLRVTEDGERTAELGRWLLEEAVEQAADRARAGHPVSVAVRLSARRLLDKDTPFGSVEALLTRHGLPSGALMIEVADSDPRISFDDLEQRLVALRRSGVRIALDGFGSGYAAINALRRLPVDVLKLDRGLVEGVVESARLHKITSGLLRIACDLGVQSVADGVDVPEQVLALRAMGCTHGQGMAFSGPLDEYRLRRALARGEFPVPGGTMAQPVLTGGSIPLLSGSHAETPVPPT, encoded by the coding sequence GTGAGCGCGCCGGCCGGCGCCCTCGGGGCGCTCCTGACCCGGAGGCCGGCCGTGGGCGGCGCCTCCGCGCTGCTCTGGCAGATCCTCCTCGGCGCCGTCTGGGCCGGATACACCGTGGGAGCGGCCCTCGGCTGGGGCTCGCGGCAACTGGCGCTCATCATGGGGGATTTCGGGCTCAGTGCGGCGGCGCTGATCGCCGCGGTCTCCTGCTTCCGCTACGCGCGGGCCGGTGCCAGCCGGTTCCGGCCCGCCTGGCTGCTGTTCGCGCTCTCCTCGTTCATGGCCTCCGCGGGCAACGCGGTCTGGGGCTGGTACGAGGTGGTGCTCGGGCTCCGGGTGCCCACGCCCTCCCTGGCCGACGTCTTCTTCCTCTGCTTCGCGCCGCCCGCCATCGTCGGGCTGCTGGTCCTCGCCAAGCGCCCCGTCACCAGGGCCGGCTGGGTCTGCCTCGCACTGGACTCCTGGCTGATCGGCGGATCGCTGCTCACGCTCTCCTGGAGCCTCGCCCTCGCCCACACCGCGCATCTGGTGGACGCCGAGGGCGCGAGCGTGGCACGGGCGGCGCTGGCGCTGGCCTATCCGCTGCTCGACATCGTGCTGGTCTCCATGGTGCTGGCGCTGCACTTCCGGCGCTCCAACGTCAACCGCTCCGCGGTGAACACCGCCGTCGCCGCACTCGCCCTGACGGTCCTGTCCGACGCCCTGTTCACCTCACCGCTGCTGCGCCAGACCTACCACTCCGGCCAGATGCTGGACGCGGGCTGGTTCGCCGGCTCCCTGCTCCTCGCGTACGCGCCCTGGGGCGCCGACAAGGCCGCGGACAACGCCCTCCCGCCCTGGAGCGCGCAGCCCACCAGCCGCCCCATCGCGGGGTCACTGGCCGCGCTGACGCCCTATCTCGCCGCCGCCGTCTGCACCCTCGGCATCCTGTACAGCGCCGTCGAGGGCCGCCGGGTGGACCGCGTGGTGATCCTCACCGGCTGCACGGTGGTCCTCGCCCTGGTCGTACGGCAGGGCATCATGCTCGTCGACAACATCGCCCTCACCCAGGAGCTGGCGCAGAAGGAGAACCACTTCCGCTCCCTGGTGCAGGGCTCCAGCGACGTCATCATGATCGTCGCGCCGAACGGAGTGCTGCGCTACGTCAGCCCCGCCGCCGCCGGGGTGTACGGGCGCGAGGCCGACGAGCTGGTCGGCGCCGAGCTGTCCTCGATCATCCACCCCGACGACCTGGGGCGGGTGGTCCACGAGGTGCGCCGGTTCCTCGCCGCCCCGCCGCCCGAGGAACCCACCACCCGGATCGAGTGCCGCTTCAGATCCGGCACGGGGGACTGGCTCAACGTCGAATCCACGGCCAACCGCCACCAGGGCGGGCTGATCCTCAACAGCCGCGACGTGACCGAACGGGTCCGGCTCCAGGCCCAGTTGCAGCACAACGCCGAGCACGACCCGCTCACCGACCTGCCCAACCGGGCCCTGTTCACCAAACGGGTCCGCCAGGCCCTCGGCGGCCGCCGCTCCGGCGACCCCGGCACCGCCGTACTCTTCATCGACCTCGACGGCTTCAAGGCGGTCAACGACCGCCTCGGCCACCAGGCGGGAGACGAGCTCCTCGTCCAGGCCGCCCGCCGCCTCCACGAGTCCGTCCGGGCCGGCGACACCGCCGCCCGCCTCGGCGGCGACGAATTCGCGACGATCATCCTCGGCGACGGCACCCGCGACCAGCCCGCCCGGGAGTGCCAGGTCCACGAGATCGCCGACCGGCTGCGCCTCACCCTTTCCCAGCCGTACCGGATCGGCGCCGGCGAGGTCCGGGTCGCCGCGTCCATCGGGGTCGCCTTCGCCGAGCCCGGCATCACCCCCAGCGACCTCATGCGCAACGCGGACCTCGCCATGTACCGCGCCAAGGCGGGCGGCAAGGACCGGGTCGAGCTGTACGCCCCGCAGATGCAGGCCGACGTGGTGCGCCGCTCCGAGCTGACGGCCCGGCTGCGCACCGCCCTGCGCGACGGCGAGTTCGCCCTGCTCCACCAGCCCGTCGTGCACCTCGCCACCGGCCGGGTCGCCGCCGTCGCCGCCCAGGCCCGCTGGCGCTCCGCCCAGGGCATCCTTTTCACCCCGGCCGAGTTCCTCCGCGTCACCGAGGACGGCGAGCGCACCGCCGAGCTCGGCCGCTGGCTCCTCGAAGAGGCCGTCGAGCAGGCCGCCGACCGGGCCAGGGCCGGACACCCGGTCTCCGTCGCCGTGCGGCTCTCCGCCCGACGCCTCCTCGACAAGGACACGCCGTTCGGCTCCGTCGAGGCGCTGCTGACCCGGCACGGCCTGCCCTCCGGCGCCCTGATGATCGAGGTCGCCGACAGCGACCCCCGGATCTCCTTCGACGACCTGGAGCAGCGTCTCGTGGCCCTGCGCCGCAGCGGTGTCCGCATCGCGCTCGACGGCTTCGGCAGCGGCTACGCCGCGATCAACGCCCTGCGCCGCCTCCCCGTCGACGTACTGAAACTGGACCGCGGCCTCGTCGAGGGAGTGGTGGAGTCCGCCCGGCTCCACAAGATCACCAGTGGCCTGCTGCGCATCGCCTGCGACCTCGGCGTGCAGTCCGTGGCCGACGGGGTCGACGTGCCGGAACAGGTCCTCGCGCTGCGCGCCATGGGCTGTACGCACGGCCAGGGAATGGCCTTCTCCGGGCCGCTCGACGAGTACCGGCTGCGCCGCGCCCTGGCCCGCGGCGAGTTCCCGGTGCCCGGCGGCACCATGGCCCAGCCGGTCCTGACCGGCGGCTCGATCCCGCTCCTCAGCGGCTCACATGCTGAGACGCCCGTCCCACCCACTTGA
- the ilvN gene encoding acetolactate synthase small subunit, producing MSTKHTLSVLVENKPGVLARITALFSRRGFNIDSLAVGTTEHPDISRITIVVSVEDLPLEQVTKQLNKLVNVLKIVELEPAAAIQRELVLVKVRADNETRSQIVEIVKLFRAKTVDVSPEAVTIEATGGADKLEAMLKMLEQYGIKELVQSGTIAIGRGARSITDRSLRALDRTA from the coding sequence ATGTCCACCAAGCACACGCTCTCCGTCCTGGTCGAGAACAAGCCCGGTGTCCTCGCCCGGATCACCGCCCTGTTCTCCCGCCGCGGCTTCAACATCGACTCGCTCGCGGTCGGCACCACCGAACACCCCGACATCTCCCGCATCACCATCGTCGTGAGTGTCGAGGACCTGCCCCTGGAGCAGGTGACCAAGCAGCTCAACAAGCTGGTCAACGTCCTGAAGATCGTCGAACTCGAGCCGGCCGCTGCGATCCAGCGCGAGCTCGTCCTGGTGAAGGTCCGCGCCGACAACGAGACCCGCTCCCAGATCGTCGAGATCGTCAAGCTGTTCCGCGCCAAGACCGTTGACGTCTCCCCGGAGGCCGTCACGATCGAGGCGACCGGCGGCGCCGACAAGCTGGAGGCCATGCTCAAGATGCTGGAGCAGTACGGCATCAAGGAGCTGGTCCAGTCCGGCACCATCGCCATAGGGCGCGGCGCGCGCTCGATCACCGACCGTTCGCTGCGCGCCCTCGACCGTACGGCGTAG
- a CDS encoding DUF6191 domain-containing protein, translating into MFNFFEELFAPGRKHTSDEQKRLELTRVDLGVGDPGRGPIDLASGKVVVRAPGADSGTGTSTGAEAEADAGADAGRKHGRSTEAVADADGPDAGGSGAGGSGAQS; encoded by the coding sequence GTGTTCAACTTCTTCGAGGAACTTTTCGCGCCCGGCCGCAAGCACACCTCCGACGAGCAGAAGCGGCTGGAGCTGACCCGGGTGGATCTCGGCGTCGGCGACCCGGGGCGCGGTCCGATAGACCTGGCCTCCGGGAAGGTCGTCGTCAGGGCGCCCGGTGCGGATTCAGGCACGGGGACGAGTACGGGCGCGGAAGCGGAAGCGGATGCAGGCGCGGACGCGGGCCGAAAGCACGGCCGGAGCACGGAAGCGGTAGCGGACGCGGACGGCCCGGACGCGGGCGGCTCGGGCGCGGGCGGCTCGGGCGCGCAGTCCTGA